One Mycolicibacterium fortuitum subsp. fortuitum genomic window carries:
- a CDS encoding heme oxygenase (biliverdin-producing), protein MPSVVVPEAVRSLSVAMREDSRSEHEAAEHSSFMSELLSGRVNEQGYVDYLLRLRAVYRTLEETVRARQTDPVVGAFYDPMLERSATIDADLDHWAPGSARAADSPAAQAYCTRITETTWGGALVAHHYTRYLGDLSGGQAIGRVLDRAFDLQGAGLSFYEFPVRPKPYKDTYRARLDGLDLDQSDIDRVVDEVKVAFALNQAVFDELTANLPAYRR, encoded by the coding sequence ATGCCGAGCGTCGTTGTCCCCGAGGCCGTCCGATCGCTGTCCGTCGCCATGCGCGAGGACTCACGAAGCGAACACGAGGCCGCCGAGCACTCGTCGTTCATGTCGGAACTGCTCAGTGGACGGGTGAACGAGCAGGGCTACGTCGACTATCTGCTCCGGTTGCGCGCGGTCTATCGCACGCTGGAGGAAACAGTGCGGGCACGCCAGACCGATCCGGTTGTCGGGGCTTTCTACGATCCGATGCTGGAACGGTCGGCCACCATCGACGCCGATCTTGACCACTGGGCCCCGGGCTCAGCGCGCGCGGCCGACTCTCCAGCGGCTCAGGCCTACTGCACCCGCATCACCGAAACCACCTGGGGCGGTGCACTTGTGGCCCACCACTACACCCGGTACCTCGGTGATCTGTCCGGCGGCCAGGCCATCGGCCGGGTGCTCGACCGAGCGTTCGACCTACAGGGCGCCGGCCTGTCGTTCTACGAATTCCCGGTGCGCCCCAAGCCGTACAAGGACACCTACCGAGCCCGCCTCGACGGCTTGGATCTCGACCAGAGCGACATCGACCGCGTGGTCGATGAGGTGAAAGTCGCCTTCGCACTGAACCAGGCGGTGTTCGACGAACTCACCGCCAACCTGCCCGCTTACCGCCGCTGA
- a CDS encoding TetR/AcrR family transcriptional regulator, giving the protein MPRISASSVGEHRELVQQRIFEAFAALMADHSFDAITMAKLAAEAGIGRTAIYHHFPDKESVVIAFASHETTRYLDGLRAALSEVDDPVERLKVYIRHQLEAGQEFHMGMGMQLYGALSTETMLAIREHVVAVEDVLREILSEGVTAGQFVVDDEAATMSLIHACLAPRHLPVAAIEQFVLRALSAKT; this is encoded by the coding sequence GTGCCCAGGATCAGCGCCTCATCGGTCGGAGAACACCGCGAGCTGGTCCAGCAGCGCATCTTCGAGGCTTTCGCCGCGCTGATGGCCGACCACAGCTTCGACGCGATCACGATGGCCAAGCTCGCGGCCGAAGCCGGCATCGGACGAACCGCGATCTATCACCACTTCCCCGACAAGGAATCTGTGGTGATCGCCTTCGCCTCCCATGAGACGACGCGTTACCTCGACGGACTACGGGCGGCGCTGTCCGAAGTCGACGATCCCGTCGAGCGCCTGAAGGTCTACATCCGGCATCAACTGGAGGCCGGGCAGGAATTCCACATGGGAATGGGCATGCAGCTCTACGGGGCATTGTCCACTGAAACCATGCTGGCCATCCGCGAGCACGTGGTCGCGGTGGAGGACGTGTTGCGCGAGATCCTGTCCGAGGGCGTGACCGCCGGGCAGTTCGTCGTCGACGACGAGGCCGCCACGATGTCGCTGATCCATGCGTGCCTGGCGCCCCGGCATCTTCCGGTAGCGGCGATCGAGCAGTTCGTCCTACGCGCACTGTCCGCGAAAACGTAG
- a CDS encoding serine/threonine-protein kinase produces MPLNVGETFSVFRIVRPLGSRGRSEVYLAEHPRHRGRDALTVLPTDRSAEPGYVERFHREADVAATLWHPSIARVRGRGEHEGRLWISTDFVDGVDLADLIEGRNPNGLPREQVFGILIAVAGALDYAHKHGLLHRDVRPANIILTDVEGDLPRAVLVGLGVARHVEAVDRPGYAAPEQLMGEDVDGRADQYALACTAYHLLTGTQLFAHANPAVVVSRHVNSKPPELADTRPELADLDPVLAKALAKNPDDRFVSCGAFAHALADETPMPALTLTAASDVPPTASSGYRWPEMPKWAPVAAAAALSVVIGIGTWQLWPSSEAAASEQPSGPPSTAIASATNAAAIPPPSIPVFDGLYRLDYDNPHATLNGNPWPPAGSQVASYWWAFRSACKPTGCMATSTRMDGTNHAVAYTEGGGMTAVFRFNNNSWQGDPARGTLPCEAPIVGQAQAMDTALTLTPQPDGVLAGAQTTTIQSNECGLQGAVISVPVHATRLDEVPPGSPVADPAAVADPIPPDPQMPPPGAPLPPPPPLAPPLAPPPAIGALVPSPMPPAALPAGN; encoded by the coding sequence ATGCCGCTCAACGTCGGTGAAACGTTCTCCGTGTTCCGGATCGTTCGACCGCTGGGGTCACGCGGGAGAAGCGAGGTTTACCTCGCTGAGCATCCCAGGCATCGCGGCCGTGACGCGTTGACTGTGCTGCCCACGGACCGGTCGGCCGAGCCCGGGTACGTCGAGCGGTTTCACCGCGAGGCGGACGTGGCCGCCACGTTGTGGCACCCCAGCATCGCCAGAGTCCGCGGTCGCGGAGAACACGAGGGTCGGCTCTGGATCTCCACCGACTTCGTCGACGGCGTGGATCTCGCCGACCTCATCGAGGGACGCAACCCCAACGGCCTGCCGCGCGAACAGGTTTTCGGCATTCTCATCGCGGTTGCCGGGGCGCTGGACTACGCGCACAAACACGGCCTGCTGCACCGCGACGTCAGGCCGGCCAACATCATCCTCACCGACGTAGAGGGCGATCTGCCGCGAGCCGTCCTGGTCGGCCTCGGTGTGGCACGCCACGTCGAGGCTGTTGACCGGCCCGGCTACGCCGCACCCGAACAACTGATGGGGGAGGACGTCGACGGACGTGCCGACCAGTACGCACTGGCCTGCACCGCGTACCACTTGCTGACCGGGACGCAGCTGTTCGCCCACGCCAATCCGGCTGTCGTGGTGAGCCGCCACGTCAACTCCAAGCCCCCGGAACTGGCCGACACCCGGCCCGAGTTGGCCGACCTGGACCCGGTGCTGGCCAAAGCCCTGGCCAAGAATCCGGACGATCGATTCGTCAGCTGCGGCGCCTTCGCACACGCCCTGGCCGACGAAACCCCGATGCCGGCACTGACTTTGACCGCGGCATCCGATGTACCGCCGACGGCCTCGAGTGGGTACCGGTGGCCCGAGATGCCGAAATGGGCGCCCGTGGCGGCGGCCGCCGCCTTGAGCGTCGTCATCGGTATCGGCACGTGGCAGCTGTGGCCGTCCTCGGAGGCGGCAGCGAGTGAGCAGCCGAGCGGACCGCCGAGCACGGCCATCGCGAGTGCTACGAACGCGGCGGCCATCCCGCCGCCCAGCATCCCCGTCTTCGACGGTCTCTACCGCCTCGACTACGACAACCCCCACGCCACCCTCAACGGCAATCCCTGGCCGCCGGCGGGCAGCCAGGTCGCCAGCTACTGGTGGGCATTCCGGTCGGCCTGCAAACCCACGGGATGCATGGCCACCTCGACGCGCATGGACGGCACCAACCATGCCGTCGCCTACACCGAAGGTGGGGGCATGACAGCGGTATTCCGCTTCAACAACAATTCCTGGCAAGGCGATCCGGCCAGGGGCACATTGCCCTGCGAGGCGCCGATCGTCGGGCAGGCCCAGGCGATGGATACGGCCTTGACATTGACCCCGCAGCCCGACGGAGTGCTGGCCGGCGCACAAACCACCACCATCCAGTCCAACGAGTGCGGGCTGCAAGGTGCGGTGATCTCCGTGCCGGTTCATGCCACCCGGCTCGATGAGGTACCACCGGGCAGCCCGGTCGCCGACCCTGCCGCGGTCGCCGACCCGATTCCTCCGGACCCCCAAATGCCTCCGCCTGGCGCTCCGTTGCCGCCACCGCCGCCGCTCGCCCCTCCGTTGGCACCGCCTCCGGCGATCGGCGCGCTCGTGCCGAGCCCGATGCCGCCCGCCGCGTTGCCGGCCGGCAACTAG
- a CDS encoding Tex family protein, with amino-acid sequence MTQSVTVGTIKSVTARLAEELAVGEGQVAATVALLDEGATVPFIARYRKEVTGGLDDGQLRTLEERLGYLRELDQRREAVLASIQEQGKLTDELRAALMAAETKARVEDIYLPYKPKRRTKAQIAKEAGLEPLADRLLADPTLVPDEVAGEFLNDDVADAAAALEGARHIIIERASEDAELVGAVREKFWADGSLRTGPWSDEAAKSPAAQKFRDYFEFSEPLENMPSHRVLAVLRGEKEQALSLTFDGGEDELYQAMIAQALGIDMAAKAAATAWLATTVRLAWRAKLMISAAVDARIRLRQRAEDEAVAVFARNLKDLLLAAPAGTRATLGLDPGFRTGVKVAVVDGTGKVVDTCAIFPHQPQKQWDQAKATLAALIARHNVELIAVGNGTASRETDALAGELIADIRAAGAKAPVKAMVSEAGASVYSASEYAAREMPNLDVTLRGAVSIARRLQDPLAELVKIDPKSIGVGQYQHDVTPGSLARSLDAVVEDAVNAVGVDLNTASVPLLARVSGVTESLAEAIVAYRESAGAFRSRKALLDVPRLGPKAFEQCAGFLRIRDGEDPLDASGVHPESYPVVRRILDRSGVTLGELIGDERTLRGLKPADFADERFGVPTVTDILAELEKPGRDPRPAFSTATFAAGVEKVADLKPGMVLEGVVTNVAAFGAFVDVGVHQDGLVHVSAMADRFISDPHEVVKSGQVVKVKVIDVDVERQRIGLSLRLNDNQQQGKRPERNDRGGQGGQNRRDGGGNQGRGNQGRGGDRRNQGRGNNSGRRDSNQPMGSMAEALRNAGFGK; translated from the coding sequence GTGACTCAGAGCGTGACCGTCGGAACCATCAAATCCGTAACCGCCCGTCTGGCCGAGGAACTCGCCGTGGGCGAGGGGCAGGTCGCCGCCACGGTGGCACTGCTGGACGAGGGCGCGACGGTCCCGTTCATCGCTCGGTACCGCAAGGAGGTCACCGGCGGCCTCGACGACGGTCAGCTGCGCACCCTGGAGGAACGTCTGGGCTACCTGCGCGAGCTCGATCAGCGCCGGGAGGCGGTGCTGGCCTCCATCCAGGAGCAGGGCAAGCTCACCGACGAGCTGCGGGCGGCCCTTATGGCTGCCGAGACCAAGGCCCGCGTCGAAGACATCTACCTGCCGTACAAGCCGAAGCGGCGCACCAAGGCCCAGATCGCCAAGGAAGCCGGCCTGGAGCCGCTGGCGGACCGGCTGCTGGCAGATCCGACGCTGGTGCCCGACGAGGTGGCCGGCGAGTTCCTCAACGACGATGTCGCCGACGCGGCCGCTGCACTGGAAGGCGCCCGGCACATCATCATCGAGCGGGCCTCCGAGGACGCCGAATTGGTCGGCGCGGTCCGCGAGAAGTTCTGGGCCGACGGGTCGCTGCGCACCGGCCCGTGGTCGGATGAGGCGGCGAAAAGCCCTGCCGCCCAGAAGTTCCGGGACTATTTCGAGTTCTCCGAACCGTTGGAGAACATGCCGTCGCACCGCGTTCTCGCCGTACTGCGCGGCGAGAAGGAACAGGCGCTGTCGCTGACCTTCGACGGCGGTGAGGACGAGCTGTACCAGGCGATGATCGCCCAAGCGCTCGGCATCGACATGGCCGCCAAGGCGGCCGCCACTGCTTGGCTCGCCACCACCGTGCGGCTGGCCTGGCGCGCCAAGCTGATGATCTCGGCTGCCGTCGACGCCCGGATCCGGCTCCGTCAACGCGCCGAGGACGAGGCGGTCGCGGTGTTCGCCCGCAACCTCAAGGACCTGCTGCTGGCCGCGCCGGCAGGCACCCGCGCCACCCTGGGCCTGGATCCGGGCTTCCGCACCGGCGTCAAGGTCGCCGTCGTCGACGGCACCGGCAAGGTCGTCGACACCTGCGCGATCTTCCCGCACCAGCCGCAGAAGCAGTGGGACCAGGCCAAAGCCACCCTGGCGGCGCTGATCGCCCGGCACAACGTCGAGTTGATCGCCGTCGGCAACGGCACCGCTTCACGCGAGACCGACGCCCTGGCCGGTGAGCTGATCGCCGACATCCGGGCCGCCGGTGCCAAGGCTCCGGTGAAGGCGATGGTCAGCGAGGCCGGTGCGTCGGTGTACTCGGCCTCCGAATACGCGGCTCGGGAGATGCCGAATCTCGACGTGACGTTGCGCGGCGCAGTCTCGATCGCCCGCCGGCTGCAAGATCCGCTGGCCGAGCTGGTCAAGATCGACCCCAAGTCGATCGGCGTCGGGCAGTACCAGCACGACGTGACGCCGGGCTCGCTGGCGCGCAGCCTCGACGCGGTGGTCGAAGACGCCGTGAACGCGGTGGGTGTGGACCTCAACACCGCATCCGTGCCGTTGCTGGCCCGCGTGTCGGGCGTGACGGAATCCCTGGCCGAGGCCATCGTGGCGTACCGGGAGAGTGCCGGCGCCTTCCGTAGCCGCAAGGCATTGCTGGATGTTCCGCGGCTGGGCCCCAAGGCGTTCGAGCAGTGCGCGGGGTTCCTGCGGATCCGTGACGGGGAGGACCCGCTGGACGCCTCGGGCGTGCATCCGGAGTCCTATCCGGTGGTGCGGCGCATCCTGGATCGGTCCGGGGTGACGTTGGGCGAGTTGATCGGTGACGAGCGCACCCTGCGGGGCCTGAAGCCTGCCGACTTCGCCGACGAACGCTTCGGTGTGCCCACCGTGACCGACATCTTGGCCGAGTTGGAAAAGCCCGGGCGTGACCCGCGGCCGGCGTTCTCCACTGCCACCTTCGCCGCCGGTGTCGAGAAGGTGGCCGACCTCAAGCCGGGCATGGTGCTCGAAGGGGTGGTGACCAACGTCGCCGCTTTCGGCGCCTTCGTCGATGTCGGTGTGCACCAGGACGGCCTGGTGCACGTCTCGGCGATGGCTGACCGCTTCATCTCCGACCCGCATGAGGTGGTGAAGTCGGGTCAGGTGGTCAAGGTCAAGGTCATCGACGTCGACGTGGAACGGCAGCGGATCGGACTTTCCCTGCGGCTCAACGACAACCAGCAGCAGGGCAAGCGGCCCGAGCGCAATGATCGTGGCGGACAGGGCGGCCAGAACCGCCGTGACGGTGGCGGCAATCAAGGTCGTGGCAATCAGGGGCGCGGCGGAGACCGGCGAAACCAGGGCCGCGGCAACAACTCAGGCCGCCGCGACTCGAATCAGCCCATGGGCTCGATGGCCGAGGCGCTGCGCAACGCCGGCTTCGGCAAGTAG